Part of the Zea mays cultivar B73 chromosome 4, Zm-B73-REFERENCE-NAM-5.0, whole genome shotgun sequence genome is shown below.
gctcatcttccttcttcatccagatttggtggtagcctgagtaacaatctagtaaactcataagctctgatgaagctgctgcatctactagagaatctattcttggcaatgggaactcatcctttggacaagccttgttaagatctgtaaaatcgatgcacattctccatttaccatttgccttcttcaccataacagtgttagctagccactttgggtatttgacctctctgataacaccagcactaagaagtctcttcacttcgtttcgagcaccttcagctttgtcatcggacattttccgaagcctttgttttcttggcctgaaagatggatccacattgagtgaatgctcaatgacatctctattgacaccgcaaagatcattagctgaccaagcaaacacatttttgttgttgaataaaaacattATCAAGGTTTTTCTCCTGCTTTTCAGATAACTGAgaacccagcaataccttctgctctgctatatcttcacacagaagcataggcttcggctgatcagccgaggcaGCCTTTTCTCTTctatacttgtactgttcacaagcttcgtttccatctatgttgtggattgcttttgaatctgtccagttttcttcagcttttctagcagcttcctgactaccatgagcagcaatgggtccttgttccaaaggtatcttcatgcatagatatgctggatgaagtattgtttCGAAAgtgttgagtgtcccacgaccaatgattgcattgtaggggtattccatgtcaacaatatcaaacacaacctgttcagtccttgtgttgtggacaaatccgaaggtcattggcattgtgattttgccgagcgctgcaatctgccttccttcgaagccacaaagagggtgtgtagcatcatgaatcttgtcctctggcacttgcatctgtctgaaggccttagcaaatatgatgtcaactgcactgcctgtatcaaccaaaacattgtggaccagaaatcccttgatgacacaagatatgaccatagcatcattatgaagataatccttgagctgaaggtcctcctgggagaaggtgattaggatgtgggaccattttgacttgatgaagggtccctgcaccccaacatgttgtacccttctcttagcctccttcttctgcttcttgttgactggttctgagcatgaaccgcctgttattgggagcaccagcttcgtagccgaagcagcttcagcttggatgttggacgaagccatcagctcaatagtggaagtgagttcaccggaggtgggcgccaatgttggggacttgttctcaaatgctatgaatcaagaacaaggcaacacaaagtattaaatgttaaagtccttcgtccttcgaagtattgttttccttaggatataacgatcttcggacgaaggtcatgaaggacgtaccttcatcatcacggttataagacaatgaaagatgaaacatatgaaacatgaaagattatACAAATAGACATATAATGTTATTCATATGttatcattatataaacttggatatcaaatataatatttaattacatttacaccttcggcttgacagaaggcaaaaatccaagtgtggtGCGTGAGTGATTACCAGAtagcatgaacagtacaggggtactgttcatctatttataggcacaggacgctgcCTGTggagaattacaatcatgccctttacaaaggtctacaatcataatacaaattatcatgggctgattggtcatttcatctttaagttggtgcctttggaaatgtactccgaagccttctgattggtagcttcggctttgtgtcaatcttccgaaggtgtttcttcttatgggaccttcggcgacgaagcatacccacaACAGTACCCCTCGATTAGCATGCGCGAGCATGTAACactgacttaagccaattgccCCGTTTGTAGGGTTTAGAGGACACCCTTAATAGTTGCAAGTCGAATAATACAAGACATGGAAACAAAAGTTATGCAAAAGAGAGTACTTTTTATTGATCACCCATCTTAAAGTACAGGCGGTGGTCTCTCATTTTGAGGTCATGACACCACTAAGGATAGAACTTGCGTAGCTGCTCGATGTTCCATGAATTGCCGACTAGAGTTCTATCGGTTTGAGATAGCCGATAAGATCCTGGACGAGTAACCTCTGTGATGATGTACGATCCATCATAGTAGggggataacttgtgtcgtccatcTCCATATATTACCTTCCGAAGCACTAGGTCCTTGACTGAAAATGCTCGAAACCGAATCGCTCTGTCATGGTAGTGTCGCAGGGTCTGTTGGTATCGTGCCAACTAAATCATCGTATTCAGTCGTTCCTCTTCGATCATATCAATTTCCTCAAGCCAAGTAGCTTTTATCTCAGCCACGTCCTTGAAAGCCAATCTTGGTGCTCCAAATGCTAAGTCAGTGAGTAACACCGCCTTCGATCCATACATCATGAAGAATGTGGTATTATCCTGTAGAGCCCGGTTGGATTGGGTTCTAAGGCACCAGACGACGTAAGGTAGCTCTCTAATCCACTTCCCAGCAAGCTTCTCATTCTTGTCGAAAACCTTAAGTGGGGTTGTTTGCCTTGCTTCACTTATCCACATTGCTTGTAATGACCTAAGGGTCTGATTTGAGGGTTGCTCTTCTTACACCCATTGCCTTAAGCTTCCTGAAGCCTAGcaacagagcttcgtactcaactATGTTGTTCGTACACTAGAATTGCAGCTTAGTATCATTTGATGCTtttactttggatggtgagatgaTAATAGCTGTAGCACTAGCCCCAAAGGATCCCCATGAACCATCACAGAAGATTATACAGACAGCTTCATCTGATGCACTGGCTTCATCTTGTGGACCAGGTGATGAGGACATCCTACCCGTTGGCGAAGACACAATTGGCCCAGTTAGCCCAACTGTAGTCGCACgacgaccgtgtgagcctcagaattatcccacctcgcttaacttgggaggaggaagccaccttaaaagggagagccaccctttccccattggactagtcttttggggcgattgagCCTTTCCCTAAGTTGGGGTGCTTAAttaactgttgggctccgggcaaccctaatttgttaggCCTCATCCAACCCCACTTGGGCTGGGTGTATCACTAggagtccaatcagcaatgaaatatGCTAGCGCTTGATATTGGGTAGATGATCTTTCCATAAAATCAATGACAAATTCGTTGAGTTTTGCAACCCATTTTCAAATTCGCCCTGAAGCTTCTATGTTTCTTATAATGTCATTTAGTGGCTAGGATGAAGGTACGATGATATTATAGGACTAAAAATAATACCGAAGCTTTCTTGAAGCCATCAAGACTACATATAGGACTTTTTCCATTTCTGTATAATTCCTCTTGGATGGGCCCAATACTTCGAACAAGAAGTACACATGCATCTGCCTTTTGATGCCTTCTCCACCTTCTCCTACACCAGAGCAGCACTCACAGTGGAATGTGAAGCTGATACATAAAGCAACAGAGCAGCCTCTCGCGAAGGTGGGGAAAGAGTTGTCAGCTGAATCAGATAGTttttcagctcttcgaaagcttgCTGCTGAGATGGTCCCCACTAGAAAACTTCTGTTGATTTCATAACTTCGAAGAATGGCAAGATTCGTTCTACAAATCACGAGATGAATCTATTCAGAGAGGCAAGCCTTGCTGCTAGTGTCTGAGCTCCTTTCCTTCACTTCGGCGGCTCCATCTGAAGTATGGCCTCAATTCTGTGTGGGTTTGCTTCAATCCCTTTTATTGATACAAGGCACCCAAAaaattgcccttctttactccaaacacACATTTCTCATGCTTTAGCTTCAAGTCTGTCCTTCAAAAGTTGATGAAGGTCTCTTGGAGATCTTAAATGTGATTTTGTTGCTTCGTGCtccttacaatgatatcatcaatatAAGTCAAACATTTTCGCCGAGTTGTGTACTTAACACTTTAGTCgtcattctgctaaagcttccaccagcattcttgagcccctcaggcttccgaaggtagcaataagtgccactaggggttatgaagctcgtcttcgtctcatcttccttttttcatccagatctgatggtatcctgaatagcaatctagtaaactcatgaactcTGAAGTAGTTGCTGCTTCCACTAAGGAATCAATTCTTGGTAGTGGAAaatcatccttcggacatgctttgttgaggtctatgaaatcaatacacatcctccacttGTCATTGGACATCTTGACCATGACTATTGGCCAACCCTTGGGGTATGCGACTTCTCTTATGACTCTGGCATTGAGAAATCTTTTAACTTCGGCcttagcaccttcagctttgtcctcGGACATCTTGCAAAGCTTCTGCTTTTATGGGCTGCTACTTGGATCAATATTTAGAGAGTTCTCTATTATGCTTCTATCAACTCCACACAAATCATTTGCTGActaggcaaagacatctttgttgtgaaATAGAAATCTCTTGAGATCGGATTCTTGTTCCGAAGTTAAATGGTTTCCAAAGAAGACCCTTTGTTCTGCAACATCTTCACAAAGAAGCACTGGATTCGGCTAATCTTCCGAAGATGCTTTCTCTTTTACTTGTTTCTCTGATGCTTGAGTTTGTGCTTCGGCTTCGTCTATGTTGTAGATGATTTTGGGATCTTGCAGGGTCTCTTCTGCCTTCTTGTAGCTTCTTGACAACCATACACTGATATAACTTCTTGATTGCTTGGTATCTTCATACAGAGGTAGGCTGAATGTAGGACTGCTTCGAAGATGTTGAGTGTCCTTCTTCCAAAGATTGCATTGTATGGGAATTCCATATCAACTATTTCAAACATAACATATTGTGTTGTTGACATTGCCGAAGGTAATAGGCATTGCCAACTTTCCGAGGTTCATCACTTGTTGTCCtctgaagccacagagaggaaagGTTGAATCTTGAGACTTATCCTCTAGTTATTGCACCTATCTGAAAGCTTTTGCAAATATGATGTCTgctgcactgcctatatcaacTAGGATATTGTGTACCATGAAGCCCTTTATAGCACAGAAGATTACCATGGCATCTTTATGTGGGTAGTCCTTAATACGAAGATCCTCCTGAGAGAATATGATAGGAACATGATACCACTTGGTCTTAATGTAGGGTCCTTGGACACccacatgttgcacccttctttgGGCTTCTTTCTTTTGTTTTTTGTTGCTGGGTTTGAAGCTCGAGCCCCAAGTGATGGGGGCCACAAGCTTCTCTAATGTTGATGATGAAGCTTGACGGTTTGCCGTCCTCTTCGTCGTGGTACAAGTTGTTGTGGTCGTGAAATCACCGGAGgttggcgccaatgttggtcacttgttttcaatcACTACATGGTATcaaaaataaggcaacacaagttaaaaGGTTGAGACCCTCGTCCTTAAGTTACCTCTTCTCCAAAGGGGTAAGCTTAAGGAAGAAGGCATGAAGTGTAAATGTAGATGAAGTAACAATATAAGAGATGGTAATGGAGAATTTATGCATgacattgttcacctatttataggggagAGGAACAACTTCGTATGAAATTATAAGCAAGCCCACAAATTTTACACATATGGTTTACAAATAATACATGGGTATCTTTGTCTTTTCTCTTTATTTCTAGTTGCACAAGTCTTTCACTTCTTGTCCTTCGTCGCTTCGTGCACGTAGTCGTTGATATGTCGAAGCTGGCTTGCACCTTCGCGGCTTGCGCCTTTGTCGCACGCGCGTCTAGCCAAAGTTTCTTTACATGCTGCTTCAGCCGAATGCCATCTTCGTCCATCCTTTGCTATATGCCTAAAACACATTTGTTTACACTGAAGGTAAATTAAAATGTTTTGAGGAATTCGGCAAGGCAGGCCTCCAACAGTGCACATTGTTGTTTGGTTAAAcacataggttttgttctagagAATAATTATTGGCCTAGTTTAGCACGCGAAATAGAAATACTAGTTTAGTCGTGCCATGCACGCTAGAGTTGGGCCAGGAGGGTCTCTTAACCCCTTCTTTTTTCTGCCCATTGGAGTTATTTCCCAAGGACTTGTCGTGGTAAGGGGGAGAAGGGGGAAGAAGCACACTTGAAGAGCGCAGTACAACGGGGAGTTGTATGCTGCGTTCGGGAAGGACGAATCGCTCCCGAAAAGGAGTCTATTGATTCTCTCCCAATTGGTTGGATCATAGGGGCGATGATTTACTTCATGGGCGAGGTCTCTGGTTCAAGTCCAGGATGGCCCAGCTGCGCCAGGGTCCGAGCCATCAGTGAGATACCATTCTGGAAGAGCTCGGATTCTAACCTTGTGTCAGAACCGCGGGCCAAGGGACAGTCTCAGGGGAGATGACTATGAAAACACCTCTCTGGATCCTCGGATTGAAGGAGAGACTGAGAGGGATCAAGAATCCTAATTCTCGCTATTTGGAATGGATCCAATTCTATTGAGTCTGGCCCATAGTGATCATTTCTCTTTAGCCAACTAGCTAATCAGACGTGAGCCCCTCCTTGGGCAGATTTCTCCTTTTGCTCCTCAGCCTACGGGGTATTAGCAACTGTTTCCGGTTGTTGTTCCCCTCCCAAGGGCAGAGAAGGAAGAGATCTTCGAAAAGTAGGTTTTTATGATCCGATAAAGAATCAAACTTGTTTAAATGTTCCAGCTATTCTCTATTTCCTTGAAAAGGGTGCTCAACCTACAAGAACAGTTTATGATATTTTAAGGAAGACAGAATTCTTTAAAGATAAAGAAAGAACCTTGAGTTAATTGAAGAAGGGATAGAGATATAGTATAAGAAATAGGCTATTAAGTAACTCTAAATGAATTGTGGATACATCTGTATCCTTAACATACTGAAACGACTGCCATTAGGGAGGGTGTCCCCTAGGTTTAGACGTCAGTCTGCAGGACAGAGTAGGCGGTGACCGCGTGGTTCGAAGCGTCAACGACGGGGAGCAGGGTGTTGGCACCTGTAGAGGGAGATGGGCTACCACGtgcgcttgggaggaagggggaaCAGCGCTGACACGGTGTTGGGCTCCAGTGTGGTCGTAGCCACGCCGGTGCCGACAAGGGAGGCGAGGCACGCGATGTTGGAGGAGGCAATCACGGCAGATGACGGTTGTGGTGGTGCCGCCGCGCCGTAAAAGGTCGCGGTGGCGGCCCAGCCGCTCTCGTCGACCATGGAGGGGTGGGGGAGGGCAGGGCAGCCGCCGGAGGTGGGGGAGGGGGCTGGCGACGGCAGGAGAAGGGGAGAAGGGAGGTGGCAGCTAGAGAGGGGGGAGagagaagaaaccctaggtagATATGGGAAAATAAAACTCTAACTATAATGAGGGTTGAGAATGTATTAATGGGGTGTTAGATGGGCATATGTCCATTACAATAACAGCACACACACGCATACAATCTAATAGACACCGTGAAAAAGGCTTGAATGCTTGTGTTAATATCACACCAATCTTACAAAGTAATGTTACACGGAGATAAAGAAGCACATTGGCTACCGTAGTAACTAACAATACACAGATCTCTCCTCTTTCTCGTTGTACAAATAATGCGTCACTCAAAACAAATCATAGTTTCCAGTAAATCCCTAATTTGTGCAAGACGCCTGCCGCAACACCCCAGAACACAATCTCACAGAACATGACATACAGCAGGGTTCCAAGCCGCTGGGAGTGCCAGACATTGACGAACACATGCTTCACGATCCAATTGACCTGCAGAAACAGAAAGAACAAAACCGGCTACAAAACCATGTTCTTATATTACGCCAAAAATTAATAACCTCCAGCCGTACGTTACTTACAAGAGTGTTATCTGGCGACCCGTAGTACCATCCATTGACAAATGCGGCCAATATTCCCTGCGCGCCTAGGACAAACACAAGCATGGCGTTCATGCCTATCCACTCCAGGAAGAGGAATGGCGTCCTCAGTCCCCAGACATCAATCTGTCCATTCAAGAACAATTGTAAAGCTTTTGTTTTTTTATTTCTTGTTTTTCTGCGAGATGGCATCGAAGAGGTTTCGTGTCTAAAATGTAGAGACAAGCCGTACCAGTATATAGAAAGCCGAGAGAACAATTCCTGCCGCGCCGCCTGTGAAGCAGACATAGCTGAAGCTGTAGAGCTGCTTGTTGATCGGGATGGCTGCAGCACAGCAGCAGAGAGACGCAGGTAAAATCTCTGTCCAAGAACTGCAAACCGCAGCCCCGTGTCTCACAGTAGACATGCATGCATGGGTACCAGTACCATTCGTGAAGTGTAGGATGATGCCGAGTACAAGGAGCGAGAAGCCCGTCAGAAGCCAGTGCTTCAGCCTCTCCTTGTGGGTCTGCAATTAACAAGAAACTTCCTTGACCACATCGGACATCTGCATTCCTTACTAGAAAGTAGAAACCACCACAGTCGAAAGGAAGCTTTCAAGAATGACCTTGAAATGGATCAGAACATGCCCGTAATGTATCCCGATTGTCCCCGATAGCACGGACGATATTGAGCTGAAAAAAAGGGTAAACGGCTGTCAGACACTCGAACGGTCTCTGGCTGCAGATGTTCAGCTTCTGTTGATGTACAAAGTTGAATGACCTTAACAAGCCTTCCGGCTCAAAAGGCGCGAGGCACCACGCCGGCGCATCAGATCGCAGGGGACCCATGTTAGGTGAGCTCGATGTGCAATCCTGATCAGAGTAATTTCAGACGTCCAGTAGAACAGAATACTCAGTGTGGCTGAGGAAAGATAAGGATCAGTGACAATGGCGAGCAGTGGGAATGACACTGTACTACCTTAGATCGGATCCAAACTGGCTGTGTGTAGAGATGATTGATCCCCCAGACCTGCCTGTCAACATAGCCAACCGCGTTGCAGGCTTGCTCCAGGCTGGCCCTCACGCCGCATTTCACCTGCACGAAAACAGGCAGAAACTGAATGAAATACGACACATTCCAGTGGTGATTGGTATGGCGCCCAGGAAAGTCGCGAGCACCGTGAACTGTTTCCCGTCGTTGACGTCGCCTTCGTTGTGGTAGACAAAGCTCCAGTCCGGGACATAGAGTGAGAATGTTGTGACCATGTATACCACAAATGCAACAAGGCCACCTAGCCTGTCCTTTCCAGAAAGCGTTAGTCAGTCATGCCTGCTATTCAGTTTCAGAATCGACAAAAATGAAACGGAATGGTATTTATGTGCAGTTGCAGTGTTATTCATCTGTGTCAGGAAGAATGAGAGCTGCGTACCATTGCCACCGATACGCATCGAAAATGGCGTATGGACCGGACCGCACCGTGGTAGGCCGTACCTTGACGGTGAGCGCCTCTATCAGAGCA
Proteins encoded:
- the LOC103655106 gene encoding heparan-alpha-glucosaminide N-acetyltransferase — its product is MEKEGQEIAASDGGKGPAEQHAIDVGHVVQHGDGKGEDDIEKERVAVVEDVQTKKKSSRRVAALDAFRGLTIVLMILVDDAGGAYERMDHSPWNGCTLADFVMPFFLFIVGVAIAFALKRVPNIGAAVKKITTRTLKMLFWGVLLQGGYSHAPDDLAYGVDMKKIRWCGILQRIALVYFFVALIEALTVKVRPTTVRSGPYAIFDAYRWQWLGGLVAFVVYMVTTFSLYVPDWSFVYHNEGDVNDGKQFTVKCGVRASLEQACNAVGYVDRQVWGINHLYTQPVWIRSKDCTSSSPNMGPLRSDAPAWCLAPFEPEGLLSSISSVLSGTIGIHYGHVLIHFKTHKERLKHWLLTGFSLLVLGIILHFTNAIPINKQLYSFSYVCFTGGAAGIVLSAFYILIDVWGLRTPFLFLEWIGMNAMLVFVLGAQGILAAFVNGWYYGSPDNTLVNWIVKHVFVNVWHSQRLGTLLYVMFCEIVFWGVAAGVLHKLGIYWKL